The Corvus cornix cornix isolate S_Up_H32 chromosome 6, ASM73873v5, whole genome shotgun sequence genome includes the window GGTGGTGGCGGCATTCCAAGGGAAGAATCCCACCCTGGTATCCCCACAGGATCCCCTGTGGGTACCAATACCTGCATGTCCTGGATCTGGGCACTCCACAGGCACCCTCCATGTGCCCACTCCCACGAGGTGTGCCAGCTGTGTGGCTCAGACAGATGGGGGACTTTGTTCCATGTTTTGGGATGCCCACCTAATGCCAAATGGCAGCACCCAGGAGGCCGAGGACCTCCAGCCTCAGGTGCTTTAAGAGGAGTTGCAAAAATGCTCATCCAGCCATgacctggcagcaggagggtgTTGGGAACCTCCGGGGGAGCACTGCAGAGTCCAATGCTTAAAACATCAGGAATGCAGAGGGATTGGCATCCGTTTCAGTCACAGCAAGTACCTCAACCCTGTCACAATCCATTCCAGACTGGGAAAATCACCCCAAGCCACCTCACCAGCAAGCCCTGGATTCCTGCAGAGCTTACAAACCCTGCTCCGAGGGACACCACATCTGCTCCTTGGGTACTGGGGAAGCAGGACTATCAGGGCCAGCAGATGCACCCACACCATGCATGTGCTCCCAAGGACATCCCACTTTGCAATGCCAGACTGCTCTATCTGCCAAGCCTTGCCTTCCTCGGACTCCACCTTCCCGTTCTTAAAACCTCCTCCCCCACAGATGCCCACCTTCCCCTGCCGCTGCACCCAGAGGTGCCCTAAGTACCAAAACCATGACAGCCCCCTCAGGGACATCATTCTGGGGAGGTTTTGAGGACTGAAACTTGTCAAGGCAAAccctgtgcctggagctggccCAACACCCAGCAAGGGAGGGCAGCCCAAGGCTCCTAAAGTGCTGTGCAAACGTTTAGTACTTGGCACAATAATTTGTAACGGCATTAATCAcccccttttctccccttcccaagCAATGAGAGATGAGGATCAATCTTcatctctctcccctccttgcAACTGCCCCTGAAATTCACTCCTGACATCCCAGTCACTCCCATTTCCCCCTGGAAGCTGTTGCTGCCCCACAGGCACTGGGTCCAAGGGTGCAGGGATGAGGCTGGTGATCCTGGGAAGGCTGGGCATTGGTATCAGCTCAAGGCTGGCCAAGGGCAGTATTGGCTAAAATAAAAGTCACCCCCAGGTGACAGGCATTTTTGACATCAATTTTTGGTCTTTGACCTGTGGTTCTTATTGCTCACTTTGGAATTTCCTGGACCATCTCCCACCTccaggacaggagctgctctATGCTTGTCATGTTCCACCTTCCCCCAGACATGTTTCCCAAACTCTCTACTCCAACAGGGACAGCCCGGGGCAGCAGTTTGGGATTTCCCCacatttcccctctcctcccctcaccACCTCCCTCCAGTTTCCCTGCCCCCCCAGATTCTCAGTATCCTCCCACTGCTATCCCCAAGTTTCAGGGCTGAACCACCAAGCCAGGACCCTCCTCTCCAGCACATCCTGTGTtgctgcttggagcagggggaaggaaaaagcaacatTAAAGCCATCCCCCTCCCACATCTTTTTAGCACCTTGGGAGGAAGCAGCCTGTCTACCCGCAGCTGTTTTTGCtcctttccacctttttttccaTGGCGCTGTTAAAAAGCACCATGGCAcggctgggagggcaggggggatCATGAGAAATGAGTGGTTTTCCCAAGAATTTCTGGGTGTGGAGCCGGGCCGTTTCCAAACCTGGCAGTGCCACCCATGAAAACCATTGCTGGAGGttggggaaagaggaaaaagacagggagaaagggagggaagagggagaaaggctttccctgccccacaggGAGGTGGTCCCGAGCAGGTTACCTGGCCTCCtggccccttcccagctctctcggggctggcagctcccctGGCAAAGCACCACTGCTGGATATCCCAGGTGCCAGAGTGGGGTCCCCACCAGGCTCCCCCCGAGCCAGGGTGGTGGGGTAGGGGGAGAGCGCCGGAGCAGGGCTGGGCGTGGTGGTTCCCGGGGGAATGCCGGTGACAGGGGGTGAGCCAGTGGTGGAGGAGGCTTTCTTCCCACAGGATTCGCAGCAGAGCTTGTTGtatccagggatggagcagtaGCGAGCCAGGACCTCCATCTGGCAGAAGATGGATTTGTCCCCGAGGCAAGGCTCCCCTGGAGAGGGACGGAGCAGCACAAAATGAGGTGGCATTAGGCTCTCAGCCCTGCACCACTTCAGTGGGATTCCTGAAGGGAACAAGATACCCTTTCAGGGTGCTGCCTACCCACATAGGAAGCGGGCAAGAGGGACCTGGAAAATGAAGTCAAAGTACTGAAGGATTCTATGCCTGGAGAAAAACCAGAGAGCAAGGGATGCTCCAAACCAGGATGCACCTTGCCCCAGCTATGAAGGACTCCAAGGGGGAAAAGCCAGGAGCCATCTccctgcttaaaaaaattccaaggtAAAAAAGAAAGGGCATAAAAGCCGGGAGGCAAAAGGAGTGCAACACGGAAACTGCAGGACCTCATACACCACAAGATGGCAATGGAGCAACGGGCTTTGGAGCAGAGGCATCAGGGACGCAGCAGCGGAGGGTAAAACTCCCCAGGAGCACTGCTGGATGTGCTCCCACCTCTGCGCTTCCCACAGGGAGGTGCAGAAGTCCTCGGGAGGGTTATCCTGGGAAGCGCCGCCCTTACACAAGCACGGACACTTACTGGAGGAGATCTTGCTCACGGGGTTTTTGGCTCCATCCTGGGGCACCCGCTGCCCTTTGGTCGTGCCGTGGTCACCAGCATCAGCACTGGCAGTGATGCCAGAGAGCTTCCCTGTGGAGAGAGCACCACGATGCCCCGCAGCCACGGGAGGCTGGGGGCGCTCAAAATACCTCGGGAggatgtttgttttgttttaaggacTCTCCTTAAAAGTTAAATCCCTTAAGGAGCACCTGGCTGGCTCAGCACTTAAACCACTCAAACCCCACCCAAGAGAAATTTGAGGGTGCCCATCTCCATCAGTGCGTTGCATCTTCAAACTGCCAGAAACCCCAAAACCAGACAATGccagggcagagagcagagaagggagaTATTTTGTCTGgcttttgagttttttttaCTGCCAGCAGCATCAGGGGCGTTCAACCCAACCTTGCCTGCTGGCATCCCCTAGAGCCACAATGGGTTGGAGGCATTCATGGGGGTTGATCCCCACCAGCACGTGccccatcccagtgccacctcctcctcctccctcctctcacCCGGGCAGAGGGCCACATGGCAGCCCTGGATGGCCTCCGGCTTGTCACCCTCGCAGCGCGCGCCGCTGTCGCTGCCCTTGCACACCACCTGCCGCTGCTGGACGCCTTCCCCACAGGTCGCCGAGCACTGCACCCAGACAGACGGACAGGCAGTCAGTGACGGCATGGGGACAGCCCCCACACCCCAACAGCACCCCAGGATGTGCTGATGACAATTCCTCAGGTGGATATTGCTTTCCCATATGGGgtttctctccctgtctcccAAACCCCCATGCTCTCTGCACAGGGattccctcccctctctcaTTTTCAGCGAGCCAGTGAAAACATCAGTGGCTCTTGTACCCTTATCCCTGAAAGAGTTCAAAgccaggcttggagcaacctggtctagtggaaggtgaccTGACCAAagcaaggggttggaatgagatgggcttttaaggtcccttccaacccaaaccattccaggattctgtgaaaatatcaGTGGCACTTGTATCCTTATCTCcaccaaggccaggctggatgggactctgagaaacctggtctaatggaaagtgttcctgtccatggcaggaggttggactagacGACCTTTAAAGCTCCATTTtaaccaaaccattctaggattctacTCCATGACCCCTATAAGCACCTGACCTTCACACCCACCTCCCATACCCCTCCTTCCGGGGGCTTCCTCACCTCGGACCAGGCTCCTGTCCTCCactgtgcagggcagggcaggcgGCCACAGGGCCGGCGCGTCTCGGGGCGCTGCCCGGGGCAGTATTTGGTGTGCAGGGTGCGGTTGGTGCCGTCCTGCAGGCGCTGCACACACTGCACCGCCCGCGCCTGCACACCCAGCTTCCCGCAGGAGCGGCTGCAGGCACCCCATTCCTCGGCCACCCACCTGCCAGGGCAGGAAGATGGACATGGAGAAGGCATTTGAGGTGATGCTCACGCTGACAAGCGATCAGAAATGCTCCCAATGTGACCCCAAgcccctccccccaccccccccaagAGGGATGGGAGAACCTCAGGCCACATGGAGAGGACCTACATGGGCTGGGAGCATTCCTGGAGGTTACAGCGCCTCCGGATTGGCTTCGGCTTCTTGCTGCTGTCACAGAAGTTTCTATGCACCATCCGGTTGTCGCTTTTCCGACGGCAGCCGTACTTGGTGTACTGGATGCCTGAGGGGGCAGAGCATGGGCAGTGAGGTGATGGGTGTGGGAGTCCCTCCAGGTTCTCCCCTAGGTCCCCTCTGCTGCATCCCAACTGGGATATGCACTCTGGAATGTCACCACTCAGGTGAGACCCAACATTTGCCAAGGATGTTCATGTGGCTGCTGGACCCCCCTGGCAtcccccaggctgctgtggggtgcACACAGCTCATGGAGAatgtcccagcccatggcagagtTTTGGACCGGGTGACCattaaaggttccttccaacccaaaccactctgattCCCAGAGCACAAGGTGTTCCCCATGATCTGAGGGTCAGATCCCAACGGCCATATGGAAATGAGGCTTTTATCAGCAAACCCCACACCTACTTCTGTGCACACTTTAGTAGTGGTCATCTTCAAAATCACTATTTCTTGGCTCAAATCCAGTTAAAAACAgccaacaaattaaaaaatcatagcAGGTCCACGGATAGACAAAGATACGCACACACAATCACATAAGCCTGTTTCCGTAAGAAATCTGGCTAAAATGCTCAATTAAACTGCTTTGCACTAATTTCTCCTTACCAGAGATGCCTCACTCCTCACAGAGGGGCTCACACACCCTCTACCATATCCAAGTATCCCCCCAAGCATGCCCAGTAGGCTGTTAGGAAGAGAAAGTTACCTCCTCCACACGCCTTGGAGCACTGGGACCAGCTCTTGAGGGCCCACTCGTAGGAATCCATCTCCTCAAGCAGGACATTGTTATTTCCAATCATGGGCAGCAGGTCTTCGTGGATGATGTACCGGTACATGAGGCTGCTCCTcgcctcctcctcctgaggGATGAcctgcaggcacagagggaaCAGTCAGAGAGGGGGAAGAATGATGCCGTGGGAGAGGCACCACATGGCAAGGTGGCCTACACCCAAAACTGGGGATGaacacagggatggatgggagcaCAGACCTGCCATTCCCTGCATGTCCAGGAAGCCCAACCCCTAACTCCCCAAATACCAGCATAACTAAAATGGGATCTGGAGTCATAAGCAATTGCTGCAGAGCAAAATGCAGATGGACTCAAAGGCAAGTGCCCAAGCAACACGTCCTTGTGCCATTCCCTCACCCAGTTTGCCACCCTTTGCTTTTGGCTGGCTCATTCCCTGGATTTAATGACATGCCCCACACCCTTCCATCACCTGCCACATCACACCTCAGACCACCTCCCCTGTCTTTGACAGTCATCCCCAAGCCCCACATGTGCCAGCCAGGCTTACCAAGACACTGATGGCCTCGTGCAGAGGACCACTGGTTTTCAGGCTCTCCTTGCCTTGTTCCACAGTGTATTCCCACTCCAAGCCCATCTCAATGAACACCTGGTTTTTGGCTTCTTTGCCCTTGGCATTCAGGATGAAGTTCCCCGTGGCTTGATTCTTaacagctggaggagaaaggagataTTTTCAGTATCATTCCCTCTGGTCACTCACTTTGGAGTACTGGAATGACCTAAACAAGACCCTTTTTGGTGGGAATTATCGGAAAAGGGTTGagaaagggggaagggagaggtggACTAGGGCGTGCTCACCGATGCTGTGGGATGCTGGCTCCATCTCTTCTATCTGAAGGTGCCTTGCTCCAGCTGGGATCTCAAACATCTTCAAAGCACCTGAAAGGGAGGGACAAAGGATGGAGGGAAGAGGTAGGTGATGGGAGTCCTGGCTGCAGGGCTCCCATGAGAGCAGGTTTCTCCAAATGGACACGTGAACCCATCCAGCTCGTGAGTCCACTTCCAAGCCCACCCAGCCCTCTCACCTGGCTGCTTGGGGGTCTTGGCCAACGTGCCCTTCACCGTCCGGCAGTGGGAATTGTCCCCCCCGCAGACCCCACACTTGTCATCCTGCTTCAGGGAGCCAACCTCCTTGTCACAGCCGACGTGCTGGCACCCAGGGGAGGAGAGGACAAGCCTGGGGTTACATTCCAGCCCGGGGTTACAGCCCTGTGGCCCAGCCCATCGCTCCCATTGCTGCATATGGGCTCGGTCCCCAGGGGCAAAACACCTGTCCCCAAGGGGCTGAGCTCTCTCCTGGCcagaggaaggacagggacagtCCCACAACAGCTCCTCACCACGCACTCGCCCCGGACGCAGACGCTGTAGGGGTCTCGGTAGCTGCAGCGGGTCCCGTCATGAACAACCTGGTTCATGAACACCACATCTCCCGTGCCCTCGGACTGGCAGATCAGCTCACACTTCTGAGCatctgcagcaaaggaaaaggggaagaaaagagaggcaGGGGAGCAAAAGGGGTTGTGGAAATACATTAGGGTGAGTGAAGACAGAAACCCATCTCAGCTTGTACCCCTGAGCACAGCCACAATTCCAAAGCCCAGGATACTCATGTGGCTTATCTCCCAAGTCCATTTGCTGCTCAAGAGCCTGCACTTTTGCCCAGTATACACTCAGGAAATTGAGGGAAGGACAGGACATGCTACACGAAGCTGTAATGCAAGtaggcagctctgctctggagccaggctgggagagctgggagtgttcagcctggagaacagaaggctccagggagaccttagagccccttccaatgcctgaaggggctccaagagagctggagagggactttggacaagaaGAAAGGCTcagagtgacaggacaagagggaatggcttcccactgacagagaaCAGGGTTAGACAGtgtattgggaaaaaattctttcctcagaggatggtgaggcactggcacaggctgcccagggaagctgtgcctgccccatgcctggaagtgttcttCCAACTGTGaataacctggtctagtggcagGTGTTGCTGCCATGGCTGCGGGGTTGGAATGAGATCatcattaaggtcccttccaacccaaaccattctatgattctgtgactttggAAAGCTGGCTGCTTGAAGTTGGCTTATTGCACAACAGtttccagctcaggagcttCCCACCACCCAACATCTGTGCAGCTGGCACAGTCTTCATCCCAGGGTGACGGCCACCAGGGCAGACTCCTCTGGAGGAACCGGGCTACCGCCTCTTTGCTAGGACCTGTCATCACTCACCGTCGTGATGCTCGTAGGGAAGCCAGGAATGTTTGCTGTTCTGGTGGGTGTAGTAGGAGTTGCGCTTGGAGCACTGCTGGGCACGGAAATCCTGGTAGGGCCCCGGGCACTCCTCGGCATTGCACACCTGGTACTCATAGGTGGATCCTGGGCACTGGCGCCCTCCATATGCTGggctggaaaataaatccaGTGGGTTGTAAGAGTGTTGGAGAGGGGATGGTGTTCAACCCCAACACAGCTCAGTGCCTgaaggcacagcacagctcccgCAGGAGCAgatgtccccatccctgccaaCAAGGGGAAGAGCCAGGAGCCTCTGGCTCGCGGCCACTTCCAGttgggaaaagggagggaggcAAAATCCAAACATACGGTGGGTTGTCACAGCTCCGGCTGCGGGATCGCACGCCTCCCCCACAGGTCCTGGAGCACGAGCCGAACTTGGACCAGGAGCTCCAGCTGCCATCCTGGCTGTAAGGCTGCTCCGACGTCTTCCAGATGCAGTGGCCCTTGAAGCACCactggaagggaagagaaggaatgaGTTCCACACCTCTTCCAAAGGGCTCAGCACCAGTGGAGAGCCCTCCTGCACCCACAGCTCTACAGAAATGGTAAAGCACAGGAGGAAGATGCTCTTCATCATGCCCTTGGACACATCCCTCCCACAGGAAGCAGGACCAGCCCCTACCTTGCCAGGAGAGCACTCGGTCCCATCCAAGGGTGGCCCCTTCTTGGTCTTGCAGAAGTAGAGGTTGTCCGGGTGGCTGCACCACAGCTGCTTGCAGGGGTCGAAGGTGCGGAACTGAGGAGCACAGAGGAGCCgggctgggacagcagtggcGAGTACCAGCAGGCTggtggcagccaggctggctgggggTCCCGGGGAGGAGGGACGGCGTGGCCATACAGCCTGTACTCACCGCCGTGCACGTCTTGTAGCCCACACCGAAGTCAAAGCGGCACTGCTCATCCATGGAATAATTAATTCCCGGCAGCTCAGGTAATGAGGGCCACTGGTGCTCAAAGGGGTCATCCAGGAGGCAGTCGTAGGAGCTGCAGAGTCAGACACAGAGGATTTCCCTCCAGCACCCCACCCCTCAGCTCCAGGCCACTCTCCAAATTCAGCTATTGAGAAATTTGAATTATCATGGaattctggaatggtttgggttggaatggtCCTTCAAGGCCATAgagttccacccccctgccatgggcagggacaccttccactatcccagtttgccccaagccccatccaacctggccttggacacttccagggatccaggggcagccacagcttctctgggcaatctgtgcaagggcctcacctccctcacagggaaaaattttttcctaagaCCCCATCTAACCCTACtttctgtcagtgggaagccattcccccttgtccaaagtcactctcttggagcccctttaggcactggaagaggctccaaggtctccctggagccttctgttctccaggccaaacacccccagctcttccagcccATCTCCAGAGGcactccagccctgggagcatctCTGGGTACAAAATGCCACCAGCCACAGTCTGAAGGGAGAACATCCCCTCCCAGTTGGAAGGGGCATACTGGATGTAGCGGTTGAGCTCCTGCTTGCTGCAGCGGGACCAGTGGTAGCGGTGGAAGGCGGCCTGGACCAGCGGCGCCATGATGCTCCCCATGCTGGTCTCATCGGCACAGCGGTTGCCCTGGCCGTCGTGCTCCATGCCCAACCTGACGGGAAAGTGCCAAGAGATTtacacctgcagcagcagaaggccCCCTTTGCAGAGAGAGGGGCACCACCGCAGCCAGCTTTGCCCCCATCACTTACACGTGTCCGGTCTCATGGGCGACGACaaaggctgaggaaaagccGTCCTCGTGGTTGAGGGTGCAGCTGCGGAGAGGGTGGCACATCCCGGTCACCGGAGCGTAGCCTGGGGcaaagagagaagggaaaggacagagaagaagaggagagagaaaacctttgagagaggaggggaaaaaatgaaaaattcagaaaaaaaccccccacaagTACATAACCTGGCTTCACTGCAACAGGGGAGGAAACAGAGGGGAAGGCGCTGAAGAGGAGGGGCTGCCCAGGTCACTTGGATGGCAGCCCAAGGACTTGCTCACCAGTGTGACCACCCTGGTGCCAAAAGCCAGCAGAGGTTGCTCTGGAGCTTGCTGGCACCTCTGTGCCCTTGTGCCAATGCACCTGGGCAGGCACGAGGGCAGAAACAGCATCCACGATACCCTATCAGCGTGGGTGGCCACCGCCTCCCAGCCTGGGAATGGCATCCCCCGCATTCTTCTCggtttaaaacaaataaagaaggaaaaagagagagaaggaaaggcaCGAGGCTCTCCCGAGAGCCCTGCCaaaaccccagccctgctccccacgGGGCGCACACGCACATGCACCCGCCTCGGCCCCAGGACCCCAGCCCTCGATCAAGTGCAGTGCAGTGGGGCAGCTGTGGGCGGGGAAATCTTCCCCCGCCCAGGCAGCAACACATCACCTCCATTTTGgtcacttttcctttctttctcgCCTTGTTTCTGCCCAATTCGATTAACTCGTTGGCACACTCCAGAATTTACTCcccaaattttttaaagtatgttgttttttttaaggctgaCCCTTTTTGGCATCAAGGGAGTTAGTGAAGGAAGGACTTACAGGTCAGAGAGGCAAAAGCAGGGCAGGACCATGCTGGATAACCATGCCCTGGGGATTGGGATGCTGGAAGAGGAGAGCTCAATGAGCCAAgagtgggcagcagcaggagaggggtgCTGATGAGCGGAGGGAGATGCACATCCCTACACCCACCCTGGACAAACCACAGGGTCCACAGAGCCCCCCATCCTCGTGGGATACTTGATCCACACCAAGTCACACCCATAATGGGGTTTAACCATACAATAATAAATCAAGCCCTGgataaataatttgaaaatacttttgtttccCCCATGAAACATTCCACAAGAAAGAGTAAAGATGGGGGAAGCTTGCTCTAGAGGGGGAGAGCAAATGTATTTTGTCTAGGATGAAAACTGGATAAATTCCCaaccaaagaagctgtggaaaatGGGACAAAGGAATATGAGAAGGTGGATGCTCACGAAGGCAGTTTTTTGCAATGAAGGCTCCAGTAAGAATTGGAAGGAGTATAAAAGGTTCTCCACAGGAGAATGATGGTGAGAAGTAACTacctggaaaatatttaattctgatCACAAGCATCCTTCAGGCCAGGCCAGAAAACCCCCTGTGCCACCCACTGTGGGGGGACATGGAAACTCTTTGGCTGTTGACAAGACTTCTACAGCAGCAATTAATAATTTACGACACATCTgtccactgcttttcttttcaaagggtGGGGTTTATGTGGTGCCACACTCTGGTCCTTCATTCCACGCATCCCTGAGCTCAACAGGGGTGTCGGGGATCCGCAAGAACTTTGAGGAAAAGAGGCAAGAGGAAGCAGAGTGTTACTACTCCAGCAGCCCAACCAGCGGGAAGCTCCCAGTGGATGAGGAGCTCCTCGTGCCATGCAGCGCAGCCAGGCAAGGACACGGCAGCCATGGGGACctctgcagaaaggaaacatCCATCCCAGAGATGTGTGATGAGCAGAGAGCCAGATCCGCAGGGAAaacaggaaggagctggaatgAGCACCCCTAGAGCAGGGCTACTCCATCGATCTCACAACTCCTTCCCACCAAGGGGCAGCCCAGGGAGTCTTCCCCTTCTGCCAAAAAAGGTCCTCTCACAAATGCCTTTGGACACAGTCACTTTGCCAGGAAGGGTCTAGAAAAACGAAACAAAACCTGGTATTTCACCCGTGTGACTCTGGACAAGGAGACCAGGGCAGGTCACCAGCTTGGCACAACCCAAAGTCTGCTATTTAGTGGCCACAGCATGTTCAGGAGGGTTTCCAGCTGCATATCTCCTGAGGTTCATCTCCTACTGAGGGAGATCCTTTTCAGGGAGGTAATCCAAGTCAGGACAGGTTTCCTTCTccacctttccttcctcctgtgcACACCAGGAGGACTTGTGCTACAGATCAGGGTGACGTTACCACTCCGTTCATGGCATCAAATGGAGCCTCCTGATGGAAATCCAGATCTGGCCACCAGTGTGGAAAGGAGGAGACAGCAATTTGGAAGCAGCAGGCTCAGAACTGGAAGAAGTCACCTCTTGTGATAACACCACAGCACCTGTTTTCCTAATGGAGCCATGAAACACCAGTAGCTTTGCCTGAAAATTTTATTAGCAAGGCCTCCAACTTCTCAGACCATGCCAGCACAACCTCTGCACCAAGAGGGTGAGAGATCCCTACAGTAAAACTTCCCCTTTGGCCCACGGTTTATTGAATGCTCCCATGTCCAAGAAATAAATCCATACAAAAACAGGCTTTAAAGGTCCTCCAGAGGACAGAATAAATTGATTGTCCCCATGGGGCTTCCTGTGGtatttaacctttttttaaccatatttttatatttttaaggcattttggGCCAAGGGCAGGACTGGTAAATAAAATTGAAGAGCAGGagaatgaatgaataaataaataaataaatatattttatccaTCCAGGCTGATGCTCTGGATTaattctctgtctctttcttcttcatcatgtgaagaaaaaaataccaatttttaTAACCTTTTTCTGGACCTCACTGGCCAAGAAACAGACTGTGCTTGCAAGAAATCCTCTCCCCTTGCTGGCTTTTTCCCCCAGCAAACTGCACATACCTGATCGAGACAAATACAGTACCTTGCATACCTGCAGGCCCAAAATCTTGCCTGGTGAGAAAGACGGCGTGGTCGTGGTACTCGGCATGCTCCGGGTCGGAGCGCTGCTGCGAGTGCGCCCAGCGGCACACCTGCTCCAAGCTCCGGGATGGATTCCCCCGCTCGATCAGGCTGACTGACTGcagaaagaatggaaaactcactgctgggaggaaaaggaagagatgcCGCCCTTCCCCTGGAAGCCAAAGAGGTTTTATCCCAAGCGGGAGACAAGAAGCTGCAGGAGGACTCGCTTGGGAAGCATTAGATCTAAACAGCGGTGAGCTGAGATCCGCCCCGGATTCAAACACCTGCTCGTTATTTCCTACATCGTCCCCTGAACCTGAGAAGTGATGTAGCTGGACAAAGCAGCTGCCTCCAGAGCCGGCTTTGGGGATGATAAATCACCCCTAACAGAGCCCGGCAGTTCCCATCCCGCTGTATCACCACAGCTCCAAATTCCTTCCCCCCCATAGATCATcctccagcccagagctcaAATGTCACTGGGAGGAAGCCAGACAGGTTGTTGGCTTTCTCAGGTGGAGATGATGTTCCTGGTCCCATAGAAGCCTCCAAAAATGGGCCAGCCTCCGTCCTCATCCATGCTCCTCAGAACCATCCCTGGATCTCCAAGATGTGTTGTGTTTCTGCCAGCCACGCATACTCTATAATAAGGAAGTTTTTTTCCAAGACCTAACTGGTCATATTTGTggatcacacacacacacagacatc containing:
- the ADAMTS14 gene encoding A disintegrin and metalloproteinase with thrombospondin motifs 14 isoform X3: MDYLRLVLSCLVPLHGCLAAGSAPELLLSGKLSEYGVIVPFSTDCRGRFLSHVVSGDAAAGLGQPACPPAPAPARRRVPRSPPDESPQRRLLYFNVTVFGKELHLRLRPNRRLVPPGAVAEWQEDFEVLFREPLQQRCLFTGDISGMPGAAVAISNCDGLAGLIRTDSNEFFIEPLERGQQDTEEHGRAHVVYRRSAIRQDGAEPRHDLHPEVPGVQLGELPNSLEQMTERLGDAERKRRHARKDDYNIEVLLAVDDSVVRFHGKEHVQNYVLTLMNIVDEIYHDESLGVHINIVLVRMIMVGYRQSVSLIERGNPSRSLEQVCRWAHSQQRSDPEHAEYHDHAVFLTRQDFGPAGMQGYAPVTGMCHPLRSCTLNHEDGFSSAFVVAHETGHVLGMEHDGQGNRCADETSMGSIMAPLVQAAFHRYHWSRCSKQELNRYIHSYDCLLDDPFEHQWPSLPELPGINYSMDEQCRFDFGVGYKTCTAFRTFDPCKQLWCSHPDNLYFCKTKKGPPLDGTECSPGKWCFKGHCIWKTSEQPYSQDGSWSSWSKFGSCSRTCGGGVRSRSRSCDNPPPAYGGRQCPGSTYEYQVCNAEECPGPYQDFRAQQCSKRNSYYTHQNSKHSWLPYEHHDDAQKCELICQSEGTGDVVFMNQVVHDGTRCSYRDPYSVCVRGECVHVGCDKEVGSLKQDDKCGVCGGDNSHCRTVKGTLAKTPKQPGALKMFEIPAGARHLQIEEMEPASHSIAVKNQATGNFILNAKGKEAKNQVFIEMGLEWEYTVEQGKESLKTSGPLHEAISVLVIPQEEEARSSLMYRYIIHEDLLPMIGNNNVLLEEMDSYEWALKSWSQCSKACGGGIQYTKYGCRRKSDNRMVHRNFCDSSKKPKPIRRRCNLQECSQPMWVAEEWGACSRSCGKLGVQARAVQCVQRLQDGTNRTLHTKYCPGQRPETRRPCGRLPCPAQWRTGAWSECSATCGEGVQQRQVVCKGSDSGARCEGDKPEAIQGCHVALCPGKLSGITASADAGDHGTTKGQRVPQDGAKNPVSKISSREPCLGDKSIFCQMEVLARYCSIPGYNKLCCESCGKKASSTTGSPPVTGIPPGTTTPSPAPALSPYPTTLARGEPGGDPTLAPGISSSGALPGELPAPRELGRGQEAR
- the ADAMTS14 gene encoding A disintegrin and metalloproteinase with thrombospondin motifs 14 isoform X1: MDYLRLVLSCLVPLHGCLAAGSAPELLLSGKLSEYGVIVPFSTDCRGRFLSHVVSGDAAAGLGQPACPPAPAPARRRVPRSPPDESPQRRLLYFNVTVFGKELHLRLRPNRRLVPPGAVAEWQEDFEVLFREPLQQRCLFTGDISGMPGAAVAISNCDGLAGLIRTDSNEFFIEPLERGQQDTEEHGRAHVVYRRSAIRQDGAEPRHDLHPEVPGVQLGELPNSLEQMTERLGDAERKRRHARKDDYNIEVLLAVDDSVVRFHGKEHVQNYVLTLMNIVDEIYHDESLGVHINIVLVRMIMVGYRQSVSLIERGNPSRSLEQVCRWAHSQQRSDPEHAEYHDHAVFLTRQDFGPAGMQGYAPVTGMCHPLRSCTLNHEDGFSSAFVVAHETGHVLGMEHDGQGNRCADETSMGSIMAPLVQAAFHRYHWSRCSKQELNRYIHSYDCLLDDPFEHQWPSLPELPGINYSMDEQCRFDFGVGYKTCTAFRTFDPCKQLWCSHPDNLYFCKTKKGPPLDGTECSPGKWCFKGHCIWKTSEQPYSQDGSWSSWSKFGSCSRTCGGGVRSRSRSCDNPPPAYGGRQCPGSTYEYQVCNAEECPGPYQDFRAQQCSKRNSYYTHQNSKHSWLPYEHHDDAQKCELICQSEGTGDVVFMNQVVHDGTRCSYRDPYSVCVRGECVHVGCDKEVGSLKQDDKCGVCGGDNSHCRTVKGTLAKTPKQPGALKMFEIPAGARHLQIEEMEPASHSIAVKNQATGNFILNAKGKEAKNQVFIEMGLEWEYTVEQGKESLKTSGPLHEAISVLVIPQEEEARSSLMYRYIIHEDLLPMIGNNNVLLEEMDSYEWALKSWSQCSKACGGGIQYTKYGCRRKSDNRMVHRNFCDSSKKPKPIRRRCNLQECSQPMWVAEEWGACSRSCGKLGVQARAVQCVQRLQDGTNRTLHTKYCPGQRPETRRPCGRLPCPAQWRTGAWSECSATCGEGVQQRQVVCKGSDSGARCEGDKPEAIQGCHVALCPGKLSGITASADAGDHGTTKGQRVPQDGAKNPVSKISSRIPLKWCRAESLMPPHFVLLRPSPGEPCLGDKSIFCQMEVLARYCSIPGYNKLCCESCGKKASSTTGSPPVTGIPPGTTTPSPAPALSPYPTTLARGEPGGDPTLAPGISSSGALPGELPAPRELGRGQEAR